The sequence below is a genomic window from Chloracidobacterium sp..
GCGACAAATGAGCGCGTCCCCTCGCCTGTAAAGATGACGACCTTGACATCATCGCGCCGTTCGAGGTGCTCAACGACGGTGATGAGTTCGTCCAGCGCGCGCTCATTGAGAGCGTTGACCGGCGGGTTGGTGATGGTTACCAACGCAAGGCGCTGCGCCGCTTGCCCGTCTTTGGGTGGTATAACATCGAAATACTGCACGCGCACGTAGCGGTAGGTCTCGAAGACGCGGCTTGCCTCGCGCAGGCGTGTTTTTTCGCGCCAAGCCCTAATCTTAGCCGCCAACTCGTCCAGCACTTCAGGGTTGCGCAGCGTCGTCGTGTCGCCCAGTGGTTCGTCAAACAGCAGATTCTTCAAAAACCGCCGCATGTACTTCCCGCTGCGCGTTTCGGGAAAGGCGCTAACCGGAATGTAGTCCGACGGGACGGCCGTCAGACCCTTTTCCTGCCGAACCAGCTCCGACAATCGGCGTTCGTCATCTGTTGTCAGCTTGCGTCCTTCAGCCGTCAGGATGAAGGCGACCGGCGTTTGGCCTTTTTCCCGGTGCGGCGCGCCGATGACGATGACGTTCCCGACGACCGAGTTGGGGTTCAGCTGCTTGTCGCGCAGGATTGCGCCCTCGATTTCCTCTGTGCCAAGGCGGTGGCCGCTGACGTTGATAACATCGTCGGAGCGTCCGTGCAGGCTAAAGCTTCCGTCGGCATACTTCCGCGCAAAATCGCCCTGGGTATAGGTGAGCGTCCCGGCCCATTTCGTCCAGTAGAGTTTCCGGTAGCGCTCGAAGTCGCCGCGCCACGTCGGCGCAACGGCGGCGATTTCCACGCCGTCGCCGACGACGGTCGTCGTAACGGCGAAGTTTTCTGTGTCGCCCCAGACAGTTCGCGCCAGATATGGGTACGGCTGCGTGATGACGATTTCGCCTTTTTCCTCAATCTCAGCCGGCCGATGCCGGACGGCTGTACCGTTGTCGTCCGTTGCTTCCGCCACCCACACATCGCCTATCACCCATGGCAGCGGGTAAGTGTGGGCGTCCGGGCGGAGCGGGAAGTCGTCATTGCCGTAAAAGTGCGTCCAGACGATGCCGCCGTGTTCCGTCGCCCAGTAGGAGTTGATGTATCGCCGACACAGCAACTCCATGCCGAACTGCTGAACGGCTGGTGAGGTCGGCTCGGCGCAGAACGTCGCCACATGCAGCGACGAAACATCGTACCGCTCCACGTCGGCGCGGTTCTGTGGGTCGGTCATGATCGTTTTGAGAAAGGTCGAGCCAGCTTTGAAGATGTTGACCCGGTAACGCTCAATGATGGAAGCGAAGCGTCCGGCGTTGGGAAACACCGGCGAGCCTTCGGCGACGACGCTGGTGACGCGCGTCGTCAGCGCCGCCGAAATCAGGTAACTCTGTCCCGTAATCCAACCCGGATCGGCGATGACGTACATCACGTCACCCGGCCGTGCGTCAAACGACACTTTCATCGTATGGGCGATCCCGGCAACATACCCGCCATGAACGTGGACGACGCCTTTGGGTTTGCCCGTGCTGCCGGACGTGTAGATGAAAAACAGCGGAAACTCGGACGACACTGGTAGTGGGCGCGAATGCGTGTAGAGGACACTGACCAAATCCGCTGTGGGCAAACTGAGCAAATCCTCCTCTGTCTCAACGGCGAAGCCGCGCGCACGCGCCGTCGCCAGCAGCCGCTGCGAGGCTTCAGCCAGCAAGTCATGCGCCCAGCGGTCGCGCTCCGCCCGCCAGACAATCTCCTGCCCAGTATGCTTGACGACCACGACGGCTTCGACGCGCGCTGGCGTTGTGACCAACGCTTTGGCGATGGCGGTGCGGATCATGGACTTTGCTTTGGCCGACAGCATGCGCAGTTCGCTGAGCCCCACCCCGACGCCGCGCATGGCGTCGGCGCGTTCTACGGTGATGTCACCTACGACGGCGTCGCGTACCGCCCGGCAAATATGCTCAATGACCGAGTCATGAAAATGTTCGCCCAACCAGCCGAAGGTGGATTTTTCGGTGAGGGTTTCGAGCGTGTCGCGGACGATCTCCAGGACGTCGGCGACGGGGACGTAATCATCCAGCGCCTTGTCGGTGTAGGCTTCTTTGTAAGGCACAATCTGCGCGTTGCGGTAGCCGCCGTCCGACGTGATAACGACCTTCGCGCCGGAGTCGTGAATGCGGTCGCTAAGCGTTTTCGCCGAAAACCCGCCGAAGACGGGCGTGTAAATGACGCCGAGCCGCTTGGCCGCCTCGGTGAAGTAAATTTGCTCCATGATGTTGGGGAGATTGATGGCGATGCGGTCGCCAGCACGCAGTCCCAGCCCCTGCAGCGCTAGCGCAGCCTTGACCGTTTCCAGCAGCAGGCGCTTGCGCGTGACGGGGAAGGAAACCACTGGGCCGCCGCGCCCGTTGTCAAGGGATTGATCCCAGCGGTCGCCTTCGAAGTAAAACGCAACTTCATCGCCGTGGCCGGCAAGGACATGGCGATCCACTTCGTTGAAGCAGGCGTTGGTGAGGCCGCCGACGAACCAGCGATAATACGGCGCTTCCGTCTCGTCGAAGGCTTGCGCCCACGGCGTGAAGTCGGCTGCGTCACAGGTCACGGGCGCTCCGGTTCGGTAGTCGTAGCCTGTCCAGCGTGCGGCGGTTTCGTCATAGGTCAGCCATGCCGCCCGTGCAGCGTCGAACCAGTGAATTTCACGCCGCGCAATCGCGCCATGAAAAGCGCCCGGATTCTGAAGGCAGGCGTCGCGTTGCGCTTGCCAGTCGGCGCGGGTGCGGATTGGGTTGACGGTGGGACGGCTCGAAGGTGTGGGTGCGCTCATAGGCCGACGACTCTCCTACGTGAAAAGCTGCTTACCGACAAACCGCTTGTTGCGGAAACCACGCGACCGGCGGCGGGAGCGTTCCCGGCTGAGGCGGCGTGGCTAAATGAGTTCGGCGAAAGACTCCGCTTGCCGGTTGAACGTGAATTGCCCGCCGTAGAAAACGGCGACAGCGAAGACAAATAGCCACAGCAAGCGGCGTGGGTCGGGGACTTCGCCATAATAGAAGATTTGCTGGTAGCCATAAAAAAGCCCGACCAGCGGATTATGTTCTACAATCCAGCGCGCTCGTTCCGGAATCGCCCTCAGCGGATACATAATCGGCATCATAAAGAACAGGATGGTGATGATGTGGCCGAGCAGGTGTTGGGTGTCGCGAAAGGTGACGCTGAGGGCTGAAAGGGCCATCGTCAGACCACACAGCAGCAGCGTCTGGATGATGACCAGTATGGGGAAAACCAGAAGGCCCCACCCCACGGGCAGCTTGAAAAACAGCAGCAACATCAGGAGCAACGGCAAGGACAGCAGGTAGTTGACCATACCGGCCAGCACCGGTACGAGCGGCAGCACCGGCGTCGGGAAAATGGTTTTCCCCACGTAGGACGCGCCTTCCAGAATGGAGGTCGAGCCTTGCAGCAGGGCCGTCGAGAACCAGATCCAGGGCAGCAGGCCGCTCAGGATGAACGCCGGGTAGGCCGGCGCATTGACTTGGAGGAAGTACCCGAACACCACGCTGTAGGTCAGCATCAGCAGCAGCGGGTTGAGGAACGTCCAGAAAAAGCCGAGAAAGGAACCCTTGTAGCGGCCGCGCAAGTCGCGCAGCACGAGCGAGTAGAGCAACCAGCCGTGGTCGCGGAAGATCGTCAGACGCATCCGCGACATATCGCGTAGGTTTTGCAAGTAACGTTAGCCCTCCGACTTTTGCTTGAAACGCTTCTGAAAAGTTATTCCTACCTGTGGTCAAGCGAAGGCTGGAATAGCGACTCACCACAAAGCAGGGTGTCTACGCCTAGGCGTCATTCAGCAACATTTGCCGCAGGACGTAGGGCAGGATGCCGCCGTGCCGGTAATAGTCAATCTCCACTGGTGTGTCCAGTCGGAGTTGAACTGGGACGCGCTCGACATCGCCATTCACCCGCTCGATGA
It includes:
- a CDS encoding ABC transporter permease, whose protein sequence is MSRMRLTIFRDHGWLLYSLVLRDLRGRYKGSFLGFFWTFLNPLLLMLTYSVVFGYFLQVNAPAYPAFILSGLLPWIWFSTALLQGSTSILEGASYVGKTIFPTPVLPLVPVLAGMVNYLLSLPLLLMLLLFFKLPVGWGLLVFPILVIIQTLLLCGLTMALSALSVTFRDTQHLLGHIITILFFMMPIMYPLRAIPERARWIVEHNPLVGLFYGYQQIFYYGEVPDPRRLLWLFVFAVAVFYGGQFTFNRQAESFAELI